One Mangifera indica cultivar Alphonso chromosome 4, CATAS_Mindica_2.1, whole genome shotgun sequence genomic region harbors:
- the LOC123213343 gene encoding beta-glucosidase 17-like isoform X2 has protein sequence MKIQNLLVTSLVALTFLPPYIQSLKPCHYSTMLNRSRFPAGFLFGAGSSSYQIEGAAFADGKTESIWDIFVIQNSDKISDHSTGDVADEFYYLFKEDVAAMKEIEGKISGGVNRKGVDFYNSLISQLLLNGIEPFVTLFHWDLPQVLEDEYGGFLSPEIVDDFRDYANFCFQEFGDRVKYWISLNEPNLFSSAGYATGAYPPGRCSYYVENCTQGNSATEPYLVAHHMILSHATAANLYRHKYQASQKGIIGITMNTVWQIPKYKTVSCRKAALRSLNFYFGWIVHPLTLGDYPKIMRKIVGNRLPNFTDAQSILIKGSLDFVGINYYTTRYAENYNFNSCLLSYTTDSHVKETVEKNGIPIGELVGDNWIYMYPRGLLEVSLYVKRTYKLPIYITENGMADTNNRSLPVKEALEDCMRITYHQLHLSYLLQAIKLGADIRGYSVWSFLDDFEWSFGYTLRFGFIYIDYSDGLKRYLKNSALWYKNFLEKKNVTTNQSSLLFSA, from the exons ATGAAGATTCAAAATCTACTTGTCACAAGCCTCGTAGCCCTCACATTTTTGCCGCCGTACATTCAAAGTTTGAAGCCATGTCATTACTCTACTATGCTAAACAGGAGTAGATTTCCGGCTGGTTTTCTATTTGGAGCAGGGTCAAGTTCCTACCAG ATTGAGGGAGCAGCTTTTGCAGATGGTAAAACAGAAAGTATCTGGGACATTTTTGTGATACAAAATTCAG ATAAGATTTCGGACCATAGTACTGGGGATGTAGCCGatgaattttattatctctttaAG GAGGATGTTGCTGCGATGAAAGAAATAG AGGGAAAGATCAGCGGGGGAGTGAATCGGAAAGGTGTCGATTTCTATAATTCTCTTATCAGTCAGCTCCTATTGAATG GTATTGAACCCTTCGTCACATTATTCCATTGGGATCTTCCACAGGTCCTGGAAGATGAGTATGGTGGATTTTTGAGCCCTGAGATTGT GGATGATTTTCGTGACTATGCTAATTTCTGCTTCCAAGAATTTGGCGACAGAGTTAAGTACTGGATCAGTTTGAATGAGCCTAATTTATTCAGTAGCGCTGGGTACGCAACCGGAGCCTATCCACCTGGTCGTTGTTCCTACTACGTTGAAAATTGCACTCAAGGAAACTCTGCAACAGAACCCTATTTAGTGGCCCACCACATGATTCTTTCTCATGCTACTGCAGCAAATTTATACAGGCACAAGTATCAG GCTTCCCAAAAGGGGATAATTGGGATAACAATGAACACAGTATGGCAAATACCTAAATATAAAACAGTTTCATGCAGAAAAGCAGCACTCAGATCTCTCAATTTCTATTTCGGATG GATTGTTCATCCATTGACGCTTGGTGATTATCCAAAGATCATGAGAAAAATAGTTGGGAACAGATTGCCGAATTTTACAGATGCACAATCCATTCTGATAAAAGGTTCCCTGGATTTTGTTGGAATAAATTACTATACGACGAGGTATgcagaaaactataattttaacaGCTGCCTCCTAAGTTACACAACCGATAGTCACGTTAAAGAAACTG TGGAGAAAAATGGGATTCCTATTGGTGAATTG GTAGGAGATAACTGGATTTATATGTATCCTAGAGGACTCCTTGAGGTTTCACTATATGTAAAGAGAACATACAAGCTTCCTATTTACATCACAGAGAATG GAATGGCGGACACAAATAACAGATCCTTGCCGGTTAAAGAGGCCCTTGAGGATTGCATGAGGATAACATACCACCAACTTCATCTATCATATCTTCTACAAGCTATCAA GTTGGGAGCCGACATTAGGGGATACTCTGTATGGTCATTTCTTGATGACTTCGAGTGGTCTTTTGGTTACACGTTACGGTTTGGCTTCATTTATATAGATTACAGCGATGGACTGAAAAGATATCTCAAAAACTCTGCTTTATGGTACAAAAATttcttagaaaagaaaaatgtaaccACCAATCAATCTTCGTTGCTATTCTCagcataa
- the LOC123213343 gene encoding beta-glucosidase 17-like isoform X1: MKIQNLLVTSLVALTFLPPYIQSLKPCHYSTMLNRSRFPAGFLFGAGSSSYQIEGAAFADGKTESIWDIFVIQNSDKISDHSTGDVADEFYYLFKEDVAAMKEIGLDTFRFSISWPRVLPKGKISGGVNRKGVDFYNSLISQLLLNGIEPFVTLFHWDLPQVLEDEYGGFLSPEIVDDFRDYANFCFQEFGDRVKYWISLNEPNLFSSAGYATGAYPPGRCSYYVENCTQGNSATEPYLVAHHMILSHATAANLYRHKYQASQKGIIGITMNTVWQIPKYKTVSCRKAALRSLNFYFGWIVHPLTLGDYPKIMRKIVGNRLPNFTDAQSILIKGSLDFVGINYYTTRYAENYNFNSCLLSYTTDSHVKETVEKNGIPIGELVGDNWIYMYPRGLLEVSLYVKRTYKLPIYITENGMADTNNRSLPVKEALEDCMRITYHQLHLSYLLQAIKLGADIRGYSVWSFLDDFEWSFGYTLRFGFIYIDYSDGLKRYLKNSALWYKNFLEKKNVTTNQSSLLFSA; encoded by the exons ATGAAGATTCAAAATCTACTTGTCACAAGCCTCGTAGCCCTCACATTTTTGCCGCCGTACATTCAAAGTTTGAAGCCATGTCATTACTCTACTATGCTAAACAGGAGTAGATTTCCGGCTGGTTTTCTATTTGGAGCAGGGTCAAGTTCCTACCAG ATTGAGGGAGCAGCTTTTGCAGATGGTAAAACAGAAAGTATCTGGGACATTTTTGTGATACAAAATTCAG ATAAGATTTCGGACCATAGTACTGGGGATGTAGCCGatgaattttattatctctttaAG GAGGATGTTGCTGCGATGAAAGAAATAGGTTTGGACACATTCAGATTCTCCATCTCATGGCCTAGAGTATTACCAA AGGGAAAGATCAGCGGGGGAGTGAATCGGAAAGGTGTCGATTTCTATAATTCTCTTATCAGTCAGCTCCTATTGAATG GTATTGAACCCTTCGTCACATTATTCCATTGGGATCTTCCACAGGTCCTGGAAGATGAGTATGGTGGATTTTTGAGCCCTGAGATTGT GGATGATTTTCGTGACTATGCTAATTTCTGCTTCCAAGAATTTGGCGACAGAGTTAAGTACTGGATCAGTTTGAATGAGCCTAATTTATTCAGTAGCGCTGGGTACGCAACCGGAGCCTATCCACCTGGTCGTTGTTCCTACTACGTTGAAAATTGCACTCAAGGAAACTCTGCAACAGAACCCTATTTAGTGGCCCACCACATGATTCTTTCTCATGCTACTGCAGCAAATTTATACAGGCACAAGTATCAG GCTTCCCAAAAGGGGATAATTGGGATAACAATGAACACAGTATGGCAAATACCTAAATATAAAACAGTTTCATGCAGAAAAGCAGCACTCAGATCTCTCAATTTCTATTTCGGATG GATTGTTCATCCATTGACGCTTGGTGATTATCCAAAGATCATGAGAAAAATAGTTGGGAACAGATTGCCGAATTTTACAGATGCACAATCCATTCTGATAAAAGGTTCCCTGGATTTTGTTGGAATAAATTACTATACGACGAGGTATgcagaaaactataattttaacaGCTGCCTCCTAAGTTACACAACCGATAGTCACGTTAAAGAAACTG TGGAGAAAAATGGGATTCCTATTGGTGAATTG GTAGGAGATAACTGGATTTATATGTATCCTAGAGGACTCCTTGAGGTTTCACTATATGTAAAGAGAACATACAAGCTTCCTATTTACATCACAGAGAATG GAATGGCGGACACAAATAACAGATCCTTGCCGGTTAAAGAGGCCCTTGAGGATTGCATGAGGATAACATACCACCAACTTCATCTATCATATCTTCTACAAGCTATCAA GTTGGGAGCCGACATTAGGGGATACTCTGTATGGTCATTTCTTGATGACTTCGAGTGGTCTTTTGGTTACACGTTACGGTTTGGCTTCATTTATATAGATTACAGCGATGGACTGAAAAGATATCTCAAAAACTCTGCTTTATGGTACAAAAATttcttagaaaagaaaaatgtaaccACCAATCAATCTTCGTTGCTATTCTCagcataa
- the LOC123213343 gene encoding beta-glucosidase 17-like isoform X3, producing the protein MKIQNLLVTSLVALTFLPPYIQSLKPCHYSTMLNRSRFPAGFLFGAGSSSYQIEGAAFADGKTESIWDIFVIQNSDKISDHSTGDVADEFYYLFKEDVAAMKEIGLDTFRFSISWPRVLPKGKISGGVNRKGVDFYNSLISQLLLNGIEPFVTLFHWDLPQVLEDEYGGFLSPEIVDDFRDYANFCFQEFGDRVKYWISLNEPNLFSSAGYATGAYPPGRCSYYVENCTQGNSATEPYLVAHHMILSHATAANLYRHKYQASQKGIIGITMNTVWQIPKYKTVSCRKAALRSLNFYFGWIVHPLTLGDYPKIMRKIVGNRLPNFTDAQSILIKGSLDFVGINYYTTRYAENYNFNSCLLSYTTDSHVKETVEKNGIPIGELVGDNWIYMYPRGLLEVSLYVKRTYKLPIYITENGMADTNNRSLPVKEALEDCMRITYHQLHLSYLLQAIK; encoded by the exons ATGAAGATTCAAAATCTACTTGTCACAAGCCTCGTAGCCCTCACATTTTTGCCGCCGTACATTCAAAGTTTGAAGCCATGTCATTACTCTACTATGCTAAACAGGAGTAGATTTCCGGCTGGTTTTCTATTTGGAGCAGGGTCAAGTTCCTACCAG ATTGAGGGAGCAGCTTTTGCAGATGGTAAAACAGAAAGTATCTGGGACATTTTTGTGATACAAAATTCAG ATAAGATTTCGGACCATAGTACTGGGGATGTAGCCGatgaattttattatctctttaAG GAGGATGTTGCTGCGATGAAAGAAATAGGTTTGGACACATTCAGATTCTCCATCTCATGGCCTAGAGTATTACCAA AGGGAAAGATCAGCGGGGGAGTGAATCGGAAAGGTGTCGATTTCTATAATTCTCTTATCAGTCAGCTCCTATTGAATG GTATTGAACCCTTCGTCACATTATTCCATTGGGATCTTCCACAGGTCCTGGAAGATGAGTATGGTGGATTTTTGAGCCCTGAGATTGT GGATGATTTTCGTGACTATGCTAATTTCTGCTTCCAAGAATTTGGCGACAGAGTTAAGTACTGGATCAGTTTGAATGAGCCTAATTTATTCAGTAGCGCTGGGTACGCAACCGGAGCCTATCCACCTGGTCGTTGTTCCTACTACGTTGAAAATTGCACTCAAGGAAACTCTGCAACAGAACCCTATTTAGTGGCCCACCACATGATTCTTTCTCATGCTACTGCAGCAAATTTATACAGGCACAAGTATCAG GCTTCCCAAAAGGGGATAATTGGGATAACAATGAACACAGTATGGCAAATACCTAAATATAAAACAGTTTCATGCAGAAAAGCAGCACTCAGATCTCTCAATTTCTATTTCGGATG GATTGTTCATCCATTGACGCTTGGTGATTATCCAAAGATCATGAGAAAAATAGTTGGGAACAGATTGCCGAATTTTACAGATGCACAATCCATTCTGATAAAAGGTTCCCTGGATTTTGTTGGAATAAATTACTATACGACGAGGTATgcagaaaactataattttaacaGCTGCCTCCTAAGTTACACAACCGATAGTCACGTTAAAGAAACTG TGGAGAAAAATGGGATTCCTATTGGTGAATTG GTAGGAGATAACTGGATTTATATGTATCCTAGAGGACTCCTTGAGGTTTCACTATATGTAAAGAGAACATACAAGCTTCCTATTTACATCACAGAGAATG GAATGGCGGACACAAATAACAGATCCTTGCCGGTTAAAGAGGCCCTTGAGGATTGCATGAGGATAACATACCACCAACTTCATCTATCATATCTTCTACAAGCTATCAAGTGA